The following proteins come from a genomic window of Bos mutus isolate GX-2022 chromosome 23, NWIPB_WYAK_1.1, whole genome shotgun sequence:
- the LOC102284118 gene encoding histone H2B type 1-C/E/F/G/I, whose amino-acid sequence MPEPAKKAPAPKKGSKKAVTKAQKKDGKKRKRSRKESYSVYLYKVLKQVHPDTGISSKAMGIMNSFVNDIFEHIAGEASCLAHYNKPSTITSKEIQTAVRLLLPGELAKHAVSEGTKAVTKYTSSK is encoded by the coding sequence ATGCCTGAACCGGCTAAAAAAGCTCCTGCCCCTAAAAAGGGCTctaaaaaagctgtgaccaaggcccagaagaaggaCGGCAAGAAGCGCAAGCGCAGCCGCAAGGAGAGCTACTCCGTGTACTtgtacaaggtgctgaagcaagtCCATCCGGACACCGGCATCTCGTCCAAGGCCATGGGAATCATGAACTCATTCGTCAACGACATTTTCGAGCACATCGCTGGCGAGGCATCGTGCCTGGCGCATTACAACAAGCCCTCGACTATCACATCCAAGGAGATCCAGACCGCCGtgcgcttgctgctacctggggagctggccaagcacgccgtgtccgagggcactaaggccgtcaccaagtataccagctccaagtaa